The Methylopila sp. M107 genome contains the following window.
ATGGTCGTTCTGATGAACTATGCGGCCTGGGGGATCGCCGCGGTCCTCGGGCTCTGGATGTTGTGGGACATGATCTCCACCAACCGCAGCCACAGCGAGGCGTATCTGACCTCCTCGGCGGAAGGCGAGATCATCGACGCCGAGGTCGGCGAGACGGCGGCGAGGCAGTGATGGTCGACATTTCGAACGCTCCCGGCGCCGTCGCGCCCTCCTCCGCAACTGCTACACCGAAGCGCGTCGCGCTGAAGCGCGTCCTCGGCCCCGCCCATGTCTGGGGATTGGGCGTCGGCATCGTGCTGGTCGGCGAGTTCATGGGCTGGAACTTCGCGGTCGGCAAAGGCGGCGCGATCGCCGCGCTCACCGCCTGCTGGCTCGCCGGCATCCTCTACACCTGCGTCGCCATGATCGACTCGGAAGTGACCTCCACGGTCGCGGCCGCCGGCGGCCAGTATGCGCAGGCCAAACACATCATCGGGCCGCTCGCGGCCTTCAATGTCGGGCTCTACCTTGTCATGGCCTACACCATGCTCGAGGTCTCGAACGCGATCGTCACCGGCGACCTGATCCAGGCCTTCGCGGCCAACATGGGCCTTGCGGGAGAGGTCGACAAACGCGCCTACATGGTCCTGACCATCACCTTCCTCGCCTGGCTGAACTATCGCGGCGTGCTGGCGACGCTGACCATCAACTACATCATCACGGCGATCGCCTTCGCGGCGATCATCGCGCTGTTCGTGGCGGTCAATCCGCTGACGCCCGGCACGGTGGTCCGGCACGACGAGCTGCTGACGGGCCTGCCCTATGGCGGCCTTGGCATCCTGGCCGCCATGCACTTCGGCCTGTGGTTCTATCTCGGCATCGAGGGCACCACGCAGGCGGCCGAAGAGGTGCGCTCGCCGGCCCGCTCGCTGCCGCTCGGCACGCTCACCGGCATCATGACGCTGCTGATTGCCGCGACCCTCACCTGGTACATCGGCTCCGGCCTGATGCCCTGGGAGTATCTCGGCCAGGCCGTGACGCCGCTCTACGACGCGTCGCGGCTGACGGGCTCGAAGGCGCTTGAGGTGTTCCTGTTCGTCGGAACGCTGTTCGCCACTCTCGCCTCGGCGAATGGCTGCATCAACGACGCCTCGCGGGCCTGGTTCGCCATGGGCCGCGACCGGTACATGCCGGTCTGGTTCGGCGGCGTGCATCCGACCTACCGGACGCCGTTCCGGGCGATCGTGTTCTTCGTGCCGATCGCGATCCTGTTCGCGATCTCGACCCCGCTCGACCAGACCATCACGCTCTCGATCCTGTCT
Protein-coding sequences here:
- a CDS encoding amino acid permease codes for the protein MVDISNAPGAVAPSSATATPKRVALKRVLGPAHVWGLGVGIVLVGEFMGWNFAVGKGGAIAALTACWLAGILYTCVAMIDSEVTSTVAAAGGQYAQAKHIIGPLAAFNVGLYLVMAYTMLEVSNAIVTGDLIQAFAANMGLAGEVDKRAYMVLTITFLAWLNYRGVLATLTINYIITAIAFAAIIALFVAVNPLTPGTVVRHDELLTGLPYGGLGILAAMHFGLWFYLGIEGTTQAAEEVRSPARSLPLGTLTGIMTLLIAATLTWYIGSGLMPWEYLGQAVTPLYDASRLTGSKALEVFLFVGTLFATLASANGCINDASRAWFAMGRDRYMPVWFGGVHPTYRTPFRAIVFFVPIAILFAISTPLDQTITLSILSGLLGYTIMAIAVIIFRRKWPLGSIQRGYVHPLHPLPAILLLGLCAVTYLAVFLGYGTQLLAMMVFYIVASAWFVLHRYKYCRRGEQFTMPWPKPRGY